From Dietzia sp. ANT_WB102, a single genomic window includes:
- a CDS encoding NUDIX domain-containing protein — translation MATPDFVIELRKHIGTAPLWLAGATAVIRAPERARVLLVRRADNGWWTPVTGIVDPGEHPADTAVREALEEAAVSIRVDRVASIGVSRMVTYSNGDQAQYIDHTFACTYLDGDPHPADGENTDVRWFDADNLPDMRPHMLARIEAGLADEERARIATTTEGTVAG, via the coding sequence ATGGCCACCCCCGACTTCGTCATCGAACTCCGCAAGCACATCGGGACTGCTCCGCTGTGGCTCGCCGGAGCGACCGCAGTAATCCGGGCCCCCGAGAGAGCCCGCGTCCTCCTGGTCCGCCGCGCAGACAATGGCTGGTGGACACCAGTCACCGGCATCGTCGACCCCGGCGAACACCCCGCTGACACCGCAGTCCGCGAAGCGCTCGAGGAGGCAGCAGTGAGTATCCGCGTCGACCGTGTCGCCTCCATCGGCGTCTCCCGCATGGTCACCTACTCCAACGGCGACCAGGCGCAGTACATCGACCACACCTTTGCCTGCACCTACCTGGACGGGGACCCCCACCCCGCCGACGGCGAGAACACCGACGTCCGCTGGTTCGACGCGGACAACCTCCCCGACATGCGGCCCCACATGCTCGCCCGGATCGAGGCCGGCCTGGCCGACGAGGAACGCGCCCGCATCGCCACCACCACCGAGGGCACGGTCGCCGGATAG
- a CDS encoding copper chaperone PCu(A)C: MRTHTRAAFAAASALALALTAACATDDGDTATASTGTETTTVTFNDGWAKATDTDMSGVFGTIHNPGDTELHLTGVDSDLGGSTELHETVPGASGMLMQEREEGFIIPAGGDLVLEPGGNHIMLMELDKPITTGQQITLTLEFDGAEQDITVSARDFKGGEEEYVGGGHGGMDHGETTGGMNHDG, translated from the coding sequence ATGCGTACCCACACCCGTGCCGCTTTCGCCGCCGCCTCCGCCCTCGCGCTCGCCCTCACTGCCGCCTGCGCAACCGACGACGGCGACACCGCAACCGCCAGCACCGGCACAGAGACGACCACCGTCACCTTCAACGACGGCTGGGCCAAGGCCACCGACACCGACATGTCCGGCGTCTTCGGCACCATCCACAATCCCGGCGACACCGAGCTGCACCTGACCGGCGTCGACAGCGACCTCGGCGGCAGCACCGAACTCCACGAGACCGTCCCCGGCGCCAGCGGAATGCTGATGCAGGAACGCGAAGAGGGCTTCATCATTCCCGCCGGTGGCGACCTCGTCCTGGAACCCGGCGGAAACCACATCATGCTCATGGAGCTCGATAAGCCCATCACCACCGGCCAACAGATCACGCTGACGCTCGAGTTCGACGGCGCCGAGCAGGACATCACCGTCTCCGCCCGCGACTTCAAGGGCGGCGAGGAAGAGTACGTCGGCGGCGGTCACGGCGGAATGGACCACGGCGAGACAACCGGAGGTATGAATCACGATGGCTGA
- a CDS encoding Dyp-type peroxidase: protein MADQARRGLSRRSVLTGGVAAVVGGGVVGGAAVGGAAGYVGRGIVDDGELGADWKTVADSRVVGAATEPFHGPHQAGITTAPQSHAAFVGFDIVPGATRTEIQGVLRAWSQDAARLTQGLGGLADLEPELAEDPARLTVTIGFGPGLFDAIGMPDKKPSWLAQLPAFPQIDKLEDRWSEGDLLLQICSDDPVIVAHASRILASGVRGVARQKWSQRGFRKAVGTDPSGRTQRNLFGQIDGTENPRPTDVDFDQVLFSDGSDQRWMRGGSSLVLRRIRMTMDTWEEIDRNSRELSVGRKLDTGAPLTGTDEHDPADFDAIDKTGLPVIPPESHMARARQRHRGEAMLRRPYNYDDPPEGGEISNSGLLFTAYQADPVRTYIPVQQRLAEQDALNTWTIPIGSAVFALPPGAPEGGYVGQGLFEG from the coding sequence ATGGCTGACCAGGCCCGCCGAGGTCTGTCCAGGCGGTCGGTACTCACCGGCGGCGTCGCGGCCGTCGTGGGTGGCGGCGTCGTCGGCGGGGCTGCGGTCGGCGGCGCTGCGGGATACGTCGGGAGAGGAATCGTCGACGACGGCGAGCTGGGCGCGGACTGGAAGACCGTCGCCGACTCGCGAGTCGTTGGGGCGGCCACCGAACCGTTCCACGGCCCGCACCAGGCCGGCATCACCACGGCACCGCAATCGCACGCCGCGTTCGTGGGATTCGACATCGTACCGGGGGCGACCCGCACCGAGATCCAGGGCGTCCTGCGGGCGTGGTCCCAGGACGCCGCCCGACTCACCCAGGGTCTCGGCGGCCTCGCCGACCTCGAACCCGAACTCGCCGAAGATCCCGCACGGCTCACAGTGACGATCGGATTCGGCCCCGGGCTGTTCGACGCGATCGGGATGCCGGACAAAAAGCCCTCGTGGCTCGCACAGCTGCCGGCATTCCCGCAGATCGACAAGCTCGAGGACCGGTGGTCGGAAGGGGACCTGCTGCTGCAGATCTGCTCCGACGACCCAGTGATCGTCGCCCATGCCTCCAGGATCCTCGCCTCCGGCGTGCGCGGGGTGGCCCGGCAGAAGTGGTCGCAGCGGGGCTTCCGCAAGGCCGTCGGCACCGATCCGAGTGGGCGGACCCAACGCAACCTGTTCGGGCAGATCGATGGCACCGAAAACCCACGGCCGACCGACGTCGACTTCGACCAAGTCCTGTTCTCCGACGGTAGCGACCAACGGTGGATGCGAGGTGGCTCCTCGCTCGTCCTGCGGCGCATCCGGATGACGATGGACACCTGGGAGGAGATCGACCGCAACTCACGTGAGCTGAGTGTCGGACGGAAACTCGACACCGGCGCCCCGCTGACCGGCACGGACGAGCACGACCCGGCCGACTTCGACGCGATCGACAAGACGGGACTGCCCGTGATTCCCCCGGAATCCCACATGGCGCGAGCCCGGCAACGCCACCGCGGTGAGGCAATGCTCCGGCGGCCGTACAACTACGACGACCCGCCGGAGGGCGGAGAGATCAGCAACTCCGGTCTGCTGTTCACCGCCTACCAGGCCGACCCGGTCCGCACCTACATCCCCGTCCAACAGCGGCTCGCCGAGCAGGACGCGCTCAACACGTGGACGATCCCCATCGGATCCGCGGTGTTCGCACTCCCGCCCGGCGCGCCCGAGGGTGGCTACGTGGGGCAGGGACTGTTTGAGGGGTGA
- a CDS encoding SGNH/GDSL hydrolase family protein, whose translation MLTPRRRVRGPRAFTTSLALAAAVVLAVSPAAAAQSTAQADGAIAVSSLSSTTEIPGSVAGSLGSLAGPAYAEYVALGDSYAAFGDDTKPAGGPAGCARSLANYPHQLDANAAVGALTDATCGGAQTKDILVETQFPGAPPQIESLEADTDLVTLSIGGNDVGFGTIVGCITAHLRPDGPAQPFDCRETIGGAVAQDIALVFGADGAVDDVYAAIDEASPNATVVATQYLPLMPAANDDGCFFTTAIGPANLEWAREITKAINDAVDAAARRNGHFSVLPVSDTDRSGCAPVDERWVVFADGSQNNTAAFHPTALGQQAMAAAITAAI comes from the coding sequence ATGCTCACACCTCGTCGCCGCGTTCGCGGTCCCCGCGCCTTCACCACGTCTCTCGCACTTGCTGCGGCGGTCGTCCTCGCCGTATCCCCCGCCGCCGCCGCCCAGTCCACTGCCCAAGCGGACGGTGCGATCGCCGTCAGTTCCCTCAGCTCCACCACGGAGATCCCCGGCAGTGTCGCCGGGTCGCTCGGTTCGCTCGCAGGCCCCGCGTATGCCGAATACGTGGCTCTGGGTGACTCGTACGCGGCATTCGGGGACGACACTAAGCCCGCCGGCGGACCCGCGGGTTGCGCGCGAAGCCTGGCGAACTACCCCCACCAACTCGACGCTAACGCCGCCGTCGGTGCCCTCACCGACGCCACCTGTGGTGGCGCCCAGACGAAGGACATCCTCGTCGAGACCCAGTTCCCGGGTGCGCCGCCCCAGATCGAGTCCCTCGAGGCGGACACCGACCTTGTGACGTTGTCGATCGGCGGTAATGACGTGGGCTTCGGAACCATCGTCGGCTGCATCACCGCCCATCTGCGGCCTGACGGTCCTGCGCAGCCGTTTGACTGCCGCGAGACCATCGGCGGGGCCGTCGCCCAGGACATCGCCTTAGTGTTCGGTGCTGACGGCGCGGTCGATGACGTCTATGCCGCGATCGACGAGGCGTCGCCCAATGCGACCGTTGTCGCGACCCAATACCTGCCGCTCATGCCGGCGGCAAACGACGATGGTTGCTTCTTCACGACCGCGATCGGGCCCGCAAACCTCGAGTGGGCGCGCGAGATCACGAAGGCCATCAACGACGCTGTCGACGCCGCTGCACGGCGCAATGGCCACTTCTCGGTCCTGCCCGTCTCGGATACCGATCGCAGCGGCTGCGCCCCGGTGGACGAGCGGTGGGTTGTGTTCGCTGATGGGTCGCAGAACAATACGGCCGCTTTCCACCCCACTGCCCTCGGCCAGCAGGCTATGGCTGCCGCGATCACCGCAGCGATCTGA
- a CDS encoding SGNH/GDSL hydrolase family protein: MHTSHLGRARRLVAGAATATAVLLSPLLAAPAEAEPAIPGPNAPGASPLELASGSAQALGDNIAGQVTGTGLGPSVLSGPGTGLSKYVALGDSFAAVGRIAPGAWGAGPVACVRTDDAYPTVVARELGVGTFVNASCGGAVTDDLLAVGRTGAPPQFDALDADTDLVSMTIGGNDVGFGAVIVACALRPNTAPELLPLVDGATGDLSKGFDPTAGCSDVIDRQAAEALATLDQRMNAVYAGIAERAPRARVVTVGYLAAVPEDDEIIRSSPACAPFMKISQEERAKVRGFQDSINRVVRAAAERNGATVVIPDEPGHSMCTSPDTRWVDLTGLDTGSAPVHPTSAGHAHVADRVLAAVAP; this comes from the coding sequence ATGCACACGTCTCACCTGGGCCGTGCACGCCGCCTCGTCGCCGGCGCCGCTACTGCCACCGCCGTTCTGTTGTCCCCGCTGCTGGCCGCTCCTGCCGAAGCCGAGCCCGCTATCCCTGGTCCGAACGCACCGGGGGCGTCCCCGCTCGAGCTCGCCAGCGGATCCGCACAGGCCTTGGGCGACAACATTGCTGGTCAGGTGACCGGTACCGGACTGGGCCCGTCCGTCCTGTCGGGCCCTGGCACCGGGCTGTCGAAGTACGTCGCGCTCGGGGATTCCTTCGCCGCCGTCGGCAGGATCGCGCCCGGCGCGTGGGGCGCCGGTCCTGTCGCATGCGTGCGCACCGACGACGCCTACCCGACCGTCGTTGCTCGCGAGCTGGGTGTGGGAACGTTCGTCAACGCCAGCTGCGGCGGAGCGGTGACCGATGACTTACTGGCCGTCGGGCGGACGGGCGCACCGCCCCAGTTCGACGCCCTGGATGCCGACACCGATCTGGTGTCGATGACCATCGGCGGCAACGACGTCGGCTTCGGCGCCGTGATCGTAGCGTGTGCGCTGCGGCCCAACACCGCGCCGGAATTGCTGCCGCTCGTCGACGGTGCGACCGGGGACCTGTCGAAGGGTTTCGACCCCACAGCGGGTTGCTCGGACGTGATCGACCGCCAGGCCGCCGAGGCGCTTGCGACCCTTGACCAGCGCATGAACGCGGTGTACGCCGGGATCGCCGAGCGTGCGCCGCGGGCCCGCGTCGTGACGGTCGGCTATCTGGCCGCGGTGCCCGAGGACGACGAGATCATCCGGAGCTCCCCGGCGTGCGCTCCGTTCATGAAGATCAGCCAGGAGGAGCGGGCCAAGGTCCGTGGCTTCCAGGACAGCATCAACCGGGTGGTTCGCGCTGCTGCGGAGCGCAACGGGGCCACGGTCGTGATCCCGGACGAGCCGGGCCACTCGATGTGCACCTCCCCCGATACCCGTTGGGTCGACCTCACGGGCCTTGACACCGGCTCGGCACCCGTCCACCCGACGAGTGCCGGTCACGCGCATGTCGCCGACAGGGTGCTCGCCGCGGTAGCGCCCTAA
- a CDS encoding beta-ketoacyl-ACP synthase III, giving the protein MADSNETVTIATGEGTTGTTLLGIGAYRPSRVVSNEEICERIDSTSEWIYERSGILNRHIAGPDEGIVSMSIEAARAAVTSAGIDPELIDAMIVCTSTNWTQVPHAAPQVATALGRNGIAAFDLTAGCAGFGYGLAVATNMIRGGGARYVVVVGVEKLSDGLDYTDRNTAFIFGDGAGAVVVGPSETNDISPVVWGSDGEKGDAIRQTKDFKQYVDEVDSTAASRSEEAVVQPFLTMDGSKVFRWAAVQVSKVCAQTLEAAGVTADQIQAFIPHQANGRINSAMAKHLGLPDSVAIANDIEQTGNTSAASIPLAMETMLREGQAKQGDVALCIGFGAGLSYAGQVVRLPAAPPAD; this is encoded by the coding sequence ATGGCGGATTCCAACGAGACCGTGACCATCGCGACCGGCGAGGGCACCACCGGCACGACCCTCCTCGGCATCGGGGCGTACCGCCCGAGTCGAGTGGTGAGCAATGAGGAGATCTGCGAGAGGATCGACTCCACCTCGGAGTGGATTTACGAGCGCTCTGGCATCCTCAACCGTCACATCGCGGGTCCGGACGAGGGCATTGTGTCCATGTCCATCGAGGCTGCCCGCGCGGCCGTGACCTCGGCTGGCATCGACCCCGAACTCATCGACGCGATGATCGTCTGCACGTCCACTAACTGGACTCAGGTGCCGCACGCCGCCCCGCAGGTTGCCACCGCCCTCGGACGAAACGGCATCGCCGCATTCGACCTCACCGCCGGGTGCGCGGGCTTCGGCTACGGCCTGGCTGTGGCGACCAACATGATCCGTGGCGGCGGCGCCCGGTACGTAGTGGTCGTGGGCGTGGAGAAGCTCAGCGACGGCCTCGACTACACCGACCGCAACACCGCATTCATTTTCGGGGACGGCGCCGGCGCCGTGGTGGTGGGCCCGTCGGAGACCAACGACATCAGCCCGGTGGTGTGGGGCTCGGACGGCGAGAAGGGCGACGCCATCCGTCAGACCAAGGACTTCAAGCAGTACGTGGACGAGGTTGACTCGACCGCCGCGTCGCGCAGCGAGGAGGCCGTGGTCCAGCCGTTCCTCACCATGGACGGGTCCAAGGTGTTCCGCTGGGCCGCGGTCCAGGTGTCCAAGGTCTGTGCGCAGACGCTGGAGGCTGCCGGGGTGACAGCCGACCAGATCCAGGCGTTCATCCCCCACCAGGCCAACGGCCGCATCAACTCGGCCATGGCTAAGCACCTCGGACTGCCGGACTCCGTAGCTATCGCCAACGACATCGAGCAGACCGGCAATACCTCGGCCGCCTCGATCCCGCTGGCCATGGAGACCATGCTCCGTGAGGGCCAGGCCAAGCAGGGCGACGTCGCGTTGTGCATCGGCTTCGGCGCAGGCCTGTCCTACGCCGGTCAGGTGGTCCGCCTCCCCGCCGCACCGCCCGCCGACTGA
- a CDS encoding SRPBCC domain-containing protein — protein MYDVTAGIETDDGGRRVACRVPLPVPPAVVWDAVATGEGISSWFVPCALEPQVGGRIVQFADPGAPDPTTGPEAAAEAMLTATVGEITMYTPPSGSVPGLFSYEERDWMGEGVPVPPWETSCEVVDDGEGGSVLTLRSGFGSGGQLAEESVDGSVDGWMQALIVLAHRLTHRPADGVVTVDAATDPVEETVPELWARVTRALIAPASGVGGNPVDGAVVARSGEVGGIVVTESQASRTLILSAPADGMLELFAFPAGETHEDAAGSAALAVRVFEYVDAPEGDGGPLGAAAVDVAPTWDAPRWRAWLVGLLAD, from the coding sequence ATGTACGACGTGACGGCGGGGATCGAGACCGACGACGGCGGCCGACGCGTGGCGTGCCGCGTGCCGCTGCCGGTGCCGCCTGCAGTGGTGTGGGACGCGGTCGCCACCGGTGAGGGGATCTCCTCCTGGTTCGTGCCGTGCGCGCTGGAGCCGCAGGTCGGGGGGCGGATCGTGCAGTTCGCCGACCCGGGCGCCCCCGATCCCACGACCGGTCCGGAGGCCGCCGCCGAGGCGATGCTCACCGCGACGGTCGGCGAGATCACGATGTACACCCCGCCCAGCGGGAGTGTCCCTGGACTGTTCTCATACGAGGAGCGGGACTGGATGGGCGAGGGGGTCCCGGTGCCGCCGTGGGAGACGTCGTGCGAGGTCGTCGACGACGGCGAGGGCGGCAGCGTGCTCACCCTGCGGTCGGGGTTCGGCTCCGGCGGGCAACTGGCGGAGGAGTCGGTGGACGGCAGTGTCGACGGCTGGATGCAGGCCCTGATCGTGCTGGCCCACCGGCTGACGCATCGCCCGGCCGACGGGGTGGTGACCGTCGACGCGGCCACGGACCCGGTCGAGGAGACGGTGCCGGAGCTGTGGGCGCGGGTGACACGTGCGCTCATCGCCCCCGCGTCCGGTGTTGGCGGAAATCCGGTGGACGGCGCCGTGGTGGCCAGGTCGGGCGAGGTGGGCGGGATCGTGGTGACCGAGTCGCAGGCCTCTCGCACGCTCATCCTGTCCGCGCCGGCCGACGGAATGCTCGAGCTGTTCGCGTTCCCCGCGGGCGAAACCCACGAGGACGCCGCCGGCAGCGCCGCCCTGGCGGTGCGGGTGTTCGAGTACGTGGACGCTCCCGAGGGTGACGGGGGTCCGCTCGGGGCCGCCGCGGTCGATGTCGCGCCGACCTGGGATGCACCTCGCTGGCGTGCGTGGCTGGTGGGGCTGCTCGCCGACTGA
- a CDS encoding MFS transporter, with amino-acid sequence MSATIRAGDGGGGARAGTVRGPIAATALLFAANGAIFGAIVPRLPDLKDALELGPAAFGVAMAFYPAGALVGGLLTPALMRRRSDGAVAVAMMIAASVAAALVGFSPVVAVFAGLLLLFGVFDAITDVAMNAHGIRVQLRRGRSLINRFHAVWSLGAVLGAAGGSVAAGAGAPVRGQMLGAAVICAAAAVAAYPSRLGPPVAEDKFGRDLDAVPDPPRNLAAGRRIPGGRALLLVVALGLFACCAELVEDFAQTWSALYLREITVAGAGLAGLGFISVQGAQLAGRFTGDMLVERFGAAHVSRMGGVGVVVGVGTAFAASFLLDGPVLLTVVLAGFALAGWGIATIIPGAMVGADSVPGLAPGAGLAVLNWVMRLGFLVSPPLVGLVAEHAGMRWTVTPMLVGGIVIAAVAGPLLDRSGCPGRDLPAHHTRETAT; translated from the coding sequence GTGAGCGCGACGATCAGGGCGGGAGACGGGGGTGGCGGCGCCCGGGCCGGCACCGTCCGCGGGCCGATCGCCGCGACCGCCCTGCTCTTCGCCGCCAACGGTGCGATTTTCGGGGCGATCGTGCCGCGACTGCCCGATCTCAAGGACGCGCTCGAGCTCGGCCCGGCCGCCTTCGGCGTGGCCATGGCCTTCTACCCGGCCGGCGCGTTGGTCGGCGGACTGCTCACCCCCGCACTGATGCGGCGTCGGTCGGACGGGGCGGTCGCCGTCGCCATGATGATCGCCGCTTCCGTGGCCGCCGCGCTCGTCGGTTTCTCGCCCGTTGTGGCCGTGTTCGCCGGTCTGTTGCTGCTGTTCGGGGTGTTCGACGCTATTACCGACGTGGCGATGAACGCCCACGGGATCCGAGTGCAGCTGCGCCGTGGCCGCTCGCTGATCAACCGGTTCCACGCGGTGTGGTCGCTCGGCGCGGTGCTCGGCGCCGCAGGCGGGTCCGTGGCGGCCGGCGCGGGCGCGCCCGTGCGGGGTCAGATGCTCGGCGCGGCCGTGATCTGCGCGGCGGCCGCGGTCGCCGCCTACCCGTCGCGGCTGGGCCCGCCCGTGGCGGAAGACAAGTTCGGCCGCGACCTCGACGCCGTTCCCGACCCGCCGCGCAATCTGGCCGCCGGCCGCCGCATCCCCGGCGGGCGCGCCCTGCTTTTGGTGGTTGCGCTCGGGTTGTTCGCGTGCTGTGCGGAACTCGTTGAGGACTTCGCGCAGACCTGGTCCGCCCTCTACCTGCGCGAGATCACGGTGGCAGGCGCCGGTCTGGCCGGGCTCGGGTTCATCTCCGTGCAGGGCGCGCAGCTCGCCGGCCGGTTCACCGGGGACATGCTGGTGGAGCGCTTCGGCGCCGCACACGTCAGTCGCATGGGCGGGGTAGGCGTCGTGGTGGGGGTCGGCACCGCGTTCGCCGCCTCGTTCCTCCTCGACGGCCCCGTCCTGCTGACGGTGGTGCTCGCCGGATTCGCACTGGCGGGCTGGGGGATCGCGACGATCATCCCGGGCGCGATGGTCGGTGCCGACTCGGTACCCGGACTGGCCCCCGGCGCGGGACTGGCGGTGCTCAACTGGGTGATGCGCCTGGGATTCCTCGTCTCGCCGCCGCTGGTCGGTCTCGTCGCCGAGCATGCCGGGATGCGCTGGACCGTCACCCCCATGCTCGTGGGCGGGATCGTCATCGCCGCCGTGGCCGGGCCCCTGCTCGACCGTTCGGGCTGCCCCGGCCGCGACCTGCCCGCCCACCATACGAGGGAGACCGCGACGTGA
- a CDS encoding fructosamine kinase family protein — protein MSDQVFVKRGSGHGPDFYRHEAAGLAWLAAAPGGPRVVEVVGVDDDEITLERIPAGRATTRAALRFGRLLAAMHDAGAAAWGAPAHDWAGRCFIGNRPQDCAPTGSWGEFYAEQRVRPFVRIAVDLGVLGGTDLAVVERACDRVASGDLDDPDDVPARIHGDLWTGNVLWSGSGDRAHAVLIDPAAHGGHRETDLAMLALFGAPHLADILRGYDEAHPLRKGWQYRVPLHQLHPLATHSAGHGAGYAIALADAARQVLRL, from the coding sequence GTGAGTGACCAGGTGTTCGTCAAACGCGGGTCCGGACACGGCCCCGACTTCTACCGCCACGAGGCCGCGGGGTTGGCCTGGCTCGCCGCGGCACCCGGCGGGCCGAGGGTGGTGGAGGTGGTGGGGGTTGATGACGACGAGATCACCCTCGAGAGGATTCCCGCAGGTCGAGCGACGACGCGAGCGGCGCTGCGGTTCGGTCGGTTGCTGGCTGCGATGCACGACGCGGGAGCGGCCGCCTGGGGCGCCCCCGCCCACGACTGGGCAGGACGGTGCTTCATCGGCAACCGGCCCCAGGACTGCGCTCCCACCGGGTCGTGGGGCGAGTTCTACGCGGAGCAGCGGGTCCGGCCGTTCGTCCGGATCGCCGTGGACCTCGGTGTACTCGGGGGTACGGACCTGGCCGTGGTCGAGCGGGCTTGCGACCGCGTCGCCTCCGGCGACCTCGACGATCCCGACGATGTCCCCGCCCGCATCCACGGCGACCTGTGGACCGGCAATGTGCTGTGGAGTGGATCCGGTGACCGGGCGCATGCCGTGCTCATCGACCCTGCCGCGCACGGTGGCCACCGCGAGACCGACCTGGCGATGCTGGCGCTGTTCGGAGCACCGCACCTTGCGGACATCCTGCGTGGGTACGACGAGGCCCACCCACTGCGCAAGGGCTGGCAGTACCGGGTCCCGCTGCACCAGTTGCACCCGTTGGCCACACACTCGGCCGGACACGGCGCCGGTTACGCGATCGCGCTGGCAGACGCGGCCCGGCAGGTCCTGAGGCTCTAG
- a CDS encoding sorbosone dehydrogenase family protein, with protein sequence MPRTVFPRVLAGITAVIAVTVVVPLTACAQSSLPGGGSSGGSSTDSLGSLAPDRPLPPGPAVAVDTVADGFTIPWDVVRDPAGVIVTGERGSGTLHAIREDGRRSTVAADFGTLATGGESGLMGLALAHDFATSREVYTCHSSADAGDNRVTAWHAADDWSRLESPRVLVKGIPLADGGRHSGCRILAHSDGTLYIGTGDAFTGPAPQDLTSLSGKILHITRTGTPADGTIGDSPVLTFGHRNVQGLAQRPGSDQIIAAEHGPDVDDEVNLVIPGRNYGWNPNSGGTYNQNVPMTDTRAFPDAVQSSWRSGAPTLAPGGIAFLDDPAWGDWDGALAVTMLKTSQVVLMKLSPDGTSVTETAAILRGEHGRLRSITPEPGGSLLVTTSNGDGNDEVLRISPAVG encoded by the coding sequence GTGCCCAGAACAGTTTTCCCCCGCGTCCTCGCAGGGATCACCGCCGTTATAGCGGTCACCGTGGTCGTCCCGCTCACCGCGTGCGCACAGAGCAGCCTCCCGGGCGGTGGCTCCAGCGGCGGCTCGAGCACCGACTCGCTCGGGTCACTGGCCCCTGACCGGCCCCTGCCTCCCGGCCCCGCCGTCGCCGTGGACACTGTCGCCGACGGATTCACGATCCCGTGGGACGTCGTCCGAGATCCCGCGGGCGTCATCGTCACGGGTGAGCGCGGCTCGGGCACCCTGCATGCGATCCGTGAGGATGGTAGGCGCTCCACTGTCGCAGCCGACTTCGGCACTCTGGCCACCGGTGGCGAGAGCGGCCTGATGGGCTTGGCACTGGCCCACGACTTCGCCACCAGCCGTGAGGTCTACACCTGTCATTCCTCGGCCGACGCCGGAGACAACCGGGTCACCGCCTGGCACGCCGCCGACGACTGGTCCCGGCTCGAGTCCCCGCGAGTGCTCGTCAAGGGCATCCCCCTGGCCGACGGCGGACGGCACTCTGGGTGTCGCATCCTCGCCCACTCCGACGGCACCCTGTATATCGGCACTGGCGATGCCTTCACCGGCCCCGCGCCGCAGGACCTCACGTCTCTCTCAGGCAAGATCCTGCACATCACCCGCACCGGCACGCCCGCGGACGGCACCATCGGAGATTCCCCGGTACTGACCTTCGGGCACCGCAATGTGCAGGGGCTGGCCCAGCGACCAGGCTCTGACCAGATCATCGCCGCCGAGCACGGGCCGGACGTCGACGACGAGGTGAACCTCGTCATCCCGGGCCGGAACTATGGGTGGAACCCGAACTCGGGCGGCACGTACAACCAGAACGTCCCGATGACCGACACCCGCGCGTTCCCCGATGCGGTGCAGTCCTCGTGGCGATCGGGAGCACCGACCCTCGCGCCGGGCGGGATCGCATTCCTCGATGACCCCGCCTGGGGCGACTGGGACGGAGCCCTGGCGGTGACGATGCTCAAGACCAGCCAGGTCGTCCTGATGAAGCTCTCCCCGGACGGCACATCGGTCACCGAGACCGCGGCGATCCTGCGAGGCGAGCACGGCCGGCTGCGCTCAATCACGCCCGAGCCCGGCGGGTCGCTGCTGGTGACCACCTCCAACGGCGACGGCAACGACGAAGTCCTGCGCATCAGCCCAGCGGTCGGATAA
- a CDS encoding MaoC/PaaZ C-terminal domain-containing protein, which yields MEYTRLPGIPNLLAQYGKAAVAALPVVGGSRDGKSMPAKGVEVSGVRVDVANLAAYARVCGLRLTDELPLTYPFTLAFPLSMQLMLDPDYPVPAMGSVHLTNEISSYRALHVGDELTIRAHAENLREHPAGLLLDVVTEIRTGDDAEPAWVQRSGLLSKRRTSLTPAKDAPRPPKPAPPTAAEIGDPTVVKSVSEAQIAEYAAVSGDRNPIHVSKVGAKAFGFPNVIAHGMWTAATLLGTVEGGIPERARYSVEFGKPVILPAKLGIYARRGTGSTGTGVGDPVWSLSVRNPKKLDTVHATATIDEL from the coding sequence GTGGAGTACACCCGCCTCCCCGGCATCCCCAACCTGCTCGCCCAGTACGGCAAGGCCGCGGTGGCCGCGCTACCCGTCGTGGGCGGTTCCCGCGACGGAAAATCCATGCCCGCCAAGGGCGTCGAGGTCTCGGGCGTGCGCGTGGACGTGGCCAACCTGGCGGCCTACGCGCGTGTGTGCGGCCTGCGGTTGACCGACGAGCTGCCGCTGACCTACCCGTTCACTCTGGCGTTCCCGCTGAGCATGCAGCTGATGCTGGACCCGGACTACCCGGTGCCCGCCATGGGGTCGGTGCACCTGACCAACGAGATCTCCTCGTACCGCGCGCTACATGTCGGCGACGAGTTGACCATCCGTGCGCACGCGGAGAACCTACGTGAGCACCCCGCCGGGTTGCTGCTGGACGTGGTCACCGAGATCCGTACCGGCGACGACGCCGAGCCCGCCTGGGTGCAGCGGTCGGGCCTGCTCTCGAAGCGGCGGACGTCCCTGACTCCCGCGAAGGACGCCCCGCGCCCGCCGAAGCCCGCGCCGCCGACCGCGGCCGAGATCGGCGATCCCACCGTGGTGAAGTCAGTGTCCGAGGCGCAGATCGCCGAATATGCCGCGGTATCCGGGGACCGCAATCCCATTCACGTGTCCAAGGTGGGCGCGAAAGCGTTCGGGTTCCCGAACGTCATCGCCCACGGCATGTGGACGGCCGCCACCCTGCTCGGCACGGTCGAGGGTGGGATCCCCGAGCGGGCCCGCTACTCGGTGGAGTTCGGCAAGCCCGTGATCCTGCCGGCCAAGTTGGGTATCTACGCCCGCCGCGGCACCGGTTCGACGGGAACCGGCGTCGGGGATCCGGTCTGGTCGCTATCCGTACGCAACCCCAAGAAACTGGACACCGTGCACGCGACGGCGACCATCGACGAGCTCTGA